Within Paenibacillus sabinae T27, the genomic segment GGTGGATCGAAGTCGGCGCCTTTGTGCCTTTCTCCCGGGACCATTACAGCTGGGATAAGGAGCAGGAACCGTGGGCATTCGGCAAGGAAGTCGAGGACATCAGCCGGAAATATATTTCCTTGCGCTACGAATTGCTGCCTTACCTGTACAACCAGTTCAAGCGTGCGCAGGAAAGTGGGCAGCCTGTACAGCAGCCGCTCGTCTATCATTTTCAGCATGATCCAAATACCTATAACAACGACAATCAGTATATGTTCGGCGATTCGCTAATGATCGCACCTGTAGTGAATCAAGGAGCAACGTCCCGCAGCGTGTATTTGCCGGCTGGCGTGAAATGGGTCGACTACTGGACAGGTGAAGAGTTTGAGGGCGGCCAAACGATCACGAAGCAAGCCGATCTCGGCACGCTTCCTATCTATGTGAAGCAAGATTCGATCATTCCTCGCCGCGAAGTTCAGCAGTACACCGGCGAGAAAAAGCTGACAAATCTGATTCTTGACACGTACCTCGAAGGCCAGGCTTCCTACAGCTTCTATGAAGACGATGCAAATACAGAGGATTACACGAGAGGCGAATTCAATGTTACCGACTTCCGTGTAGAGCAGAAAGGAAATCACATCGAATTCGAACAGGACAAACAGACGCAAAACTACGATTCTGACATCCAGTCCTACACGCTGAAGCTGCATGATGCCAAAGAGCCGAACAAAGTTCAGGCGGCTGAGAACAAATACGGCAAAGCAAGCAGCTTTGACGAACTGAACCAACAAGCAAGCGGCTACTACTTCGATGCTGCAGCGAAAGTTCTGTATGTTAAAATCCCTGCAAACGAAAGCCACAAAGTAAAAATCGATTAATCGTATGGCGAGCATCAAATGAAAAACGGGCTGAGAGACATTGTCGCTCCAGCCCGTTTTTTACGTTATTCGTATCCATTTCTATCCGAACTGAAAGATTAGATACAGCATTCAGGAGTATAGGAACGGCTGTCTCCGTAGGTACCGGCGTTCAGATTCAGCGCGGTGAACCGTATCATAAGTAAGGGCAAGTTTTTAGGGTGAAGCTCGCAGTAGCCTGCCCTTTCCACCGTTTCGGCAGAATTCCTCGATGCCATACCAACGTATGACGAAACGTTGCAACTCACTTCATTTGAAATTAACTCTGTCGTTAAAGTTCCTACACCCTGTTTCTTTCCATCCATGCGGCTGCCCAGTCCACCAGCGGCCGTTGCTCCAGAAATCGGACTTCAGCGTTTCCGATTCTATGAATCTTGATATTCATTTCTTTATCATAGTCGTTTCCCAAGCGGACAAAATCCCCGTCGTCCACAGCTTGGGTTTCGTAAGTCACCCATTTGCGCGTTCCTTCCTCCATAATTGCACTGCTTTCATGGACAAATTTCTTGGCAGGAAAGTTAGCTATAGTTTCAGCCAGATGCAGCGACGTGTTTTTATTATAGCCGACGCCTATTAGGAGTACGTAACCATTTAGATGATACAATTTATCCAACGGGGAGTTCTTCCCGAAGATATTGCATAAATCATGGTTTTGCGTTAGATATTCCGCATGCTTGCCTACTGCGGCAATTGACCGTGCCGGGTGATTCGACCTTTTGGCTCCCGTCCACTTACGAAACATTTCAGCCACGACGCCCATACCGATCGCAGGGGTTATTTCTTTATCGTAGGGTGGCCAGTATTCGCGAATAATCGGCCACCATTCCGTAGGTGCTTCACTGTGGACTCCCGTTGAAGGGTCGAGATTCTTCCATGTCTGGGAAGGCATCATCAAAGTGCCTTCTTCACCGATAATTTCCAGAAGAGATCGAATTAAGGTTTCGGCTCCGCCTACAACAAAACCCAATTTGCTTAAAGAAGTATGAACGAATATGTGTTGACCTTCCCTTAATCCGCAGTTTTTAAATGCATGGATTAGATCTTCTTTCGTTAAGATAGCTCTTGTTTCTTGTAGTTCGGTCATGTGGGATCTCCGCCTTTTCTTATATTAAAATAACCCACTATAATTAGCGGGGTTGTCTCAAGAGCGGCCAAAACAGTAGTGCCCTTCATTCATTTCCCAAATTATACCAACAATATTCATTTACAACAATAGCTCCAGCAGAATAACTTGCCGCTACAGACAGCGCGGTGAACCGTACGGGGCAAGTTTTTTGGGGAAAAGCCCGCAGTAGCCTTCAAAAACGCGGGATGAGTTTGGTATGAGCCATGCGCGGTGTAAAAGTTTTCGCAAACGGAATTCTTCGTACCGGGCAGCTTAGTAGGGTTAAGTCAAGCGATTGACAATAAGCGGGAAAAAATATACTCTTATAATGAGTGAGTTACTCACTCATTATAAATTCAACATTCGTTTTTAAAGGAGATGCAAAAGATGAGTAAAACGAACATCCTGCCGGATTTATTACTGCGAAAACGTAATCGACGTAAAAACACAAAGCTGCTTCAGATTCATACGCCGAATCGTATCGTTGAAAGCCGTTACGTTAAAATCGGCGATATCGACCAATGGGTAACTATACGGGGAGAGGATTACCATAATCCCGTTCTATTGTTCATCCATGGCGGACCAGCTTCCCCGTACTCCATTTTCAGTCCGTTATTGCGTTCGTGGGAGAAGCATTTCACAATCGTTCAATGGGATCAGCGAGGCGCTGGAAAAACGTTCACCAGGAACGGAAAAGACGGAAGCGGTACGATCACCTTCGACCGCCTTGCTCAGGACGGCATCGAGTTGGCGGAATATCTGTGCAACAAACTCCGGCATCAGAAAGTTATACTCATCGGCAGTTCAGCAGGCAGTCTGATTGGAATTATGATGGCTAAACAGCGTCCCGACCTGTTTTATGCTTATGTCGGAACAGATCAAAATGCTCCGGATCCTCAGCATCAAACGTACAAAGTGATGCTAGGTGCTTTCCGCAATGCAGGCAATGCGAAGGGAGTTCATTTGGTGGAGAAAATGGGGCCGGACCCCACGCGATGGAGCCGGAAAGATTTTGAACTGAGGAATCAGTATCTGGTAAAAGTGATTAACGATGTGCCAAATATGATTATGGATCTGATGCTGCCGTCTATGCTCTCTTCCCCTGAACACAAGTTCAGTGATCTCATCCATATTTTTAAAGGGATGAATTACACCCTTGGCCACCTGTTTGACGAGTTAGTGGCTTTTGACTTCGACAAGGTTGGACTGTGCTTTGAATTGCCTTTCTTTATTATGCATGGCGATCAAGATATCATAACGCCAACGGAAACGGCACAAGCATACTTCGACAAGATTGAAGCTCCTTTCAAAGAATATGTGCGGATTCGGAATGCCGGCCACCTTGCTTGTTTTTCCCGGCCTGAGCAATGCTTAGAGGAACTTATGAAACGGGTACGTCCTTTAGCAGCCGGAACAGAGAACGAATTGCAGATGGGTTAAATTTAGAGATTTCGTGGTACTATGAGGATAATTCCTTAATAAGATTGGAGATTGAGGCTCATTGTCCCCATTAAATAAACACCAGTTGAATCTGATCCGCGACGAGCGTAGAGAACAGATTAAGCAAGCGGCGCTTAAACTATTTGCCCGGCGCGGATACTCGGGAACGAAAACGAGTATGATCGCTGCGGAAGCCGGTATCAGCGAAGGCCTTATTTTCCGGTATTTCAAATCCAAAGAAGAGCTATTCACCACACTCGTTCAGGAGTTAATGGAAGAAGCGAAGAAGGAAACCGAGAACCTTCAATATTTGTCCGGCTCTCCCTTTGAACAAATCAAGACTTTAACCCAAGGCATGCTGGACGAGAGCAGCAAATATGCATTTATGTTCATTCTAAGGGCACGCAAGACGGGTGAAATTCCAGAGGCGGCGGTACGGATTCTAGAACAACATTCAGTAGATGTTGTACTTGACAGGCTGATTCCAATCTTTGTTCAAGGGCAGCATGCTGGAGAATTCTCCTTGGGAGATCCACGGAAGCTGTTGGCCTGGTACTTTTACATCATCAATTGTCTTATTTTGGAGGAAGTTGAGAAGGAAGAGTACAGGTTGCCGGATGTGGACTTCTTAATGCGATTATTGACAAACGGGAAACGCTAGTCCAATCTTTCAAATGATAGAGCCATCATGACGCTCAAGTGGAAACCAGTCTGGGATATCTATAATAAATTTCCAAAGCGAGTCGGGTATAATCAGCTTTTCCTGGTCTTTAACGGACAGGGTTGTTTTAATTTCTCCTTCAACTCCTTGCGCAATCTTCTCGATCCAGTCCGGTTCCATAATGATCTCACGTCCTAATGCAATAATTGGAACG encodes:
- a CDS encoding aminoglycoside N(3)-acetyltransferase produces the protein MTELQETRAILTKEDLIHAFKNCGLREGQHIFVHTSLSKLGFVVGGAETLIRSLLEIIGEEGTLMMPSQTWKNLDPSTGVHSEAPTEWWPIIREYWPPYDKEITPAIGMGVVAEMFRKWTGAKRSNHPARSIAAVGKHAEYLTQNHDLCNIFGKNSPLDKLYHLNGYVLLIGVGYNKNTSLHLAETIANFPAKKFVHESSAIMEEGTRKWVTYETQAVDDGDFVRLGNDYDKEMNIKIHRIGNAEVRFLEQRPLVDWAAAWMERNRV
- a CDS encoding alpha/beta fold hydrolase yields the protein MSKTNILPDLLLRKRNRRKNTKLLQIHTPNRIVESRYVKIGDIDQWVTIRGEDYHNPVLLFIHGGPASPYSIFSPLLRSWEKHFTIVQWDQRGAGKTFTRNGKDGSGTITFDRLAQDGIELAEYLCNKLRHQKVILIGSSAGSLIGIMMAKQRPDLFYAYVGTDQNAPDPQHQTYKVMLGAFRNAGNAKGVHLVEKMGPDPTRWSRKDFELRNQYLVKVINDVPNMIMDLMLPSMLSSPEHKFSDLIHIFKGMNYTLGHLFDELVAFDFDKVGLCFELPFFIMHGDQDIITPTETAQAYFDKIEAPFKEYVRIRNAGHLACFSRPEQCLEELMKRVRPLAAGTENELQMG
- a CDS encoding TetR/AcrR family transcriptional regulator; the encoded protein is MSPLNKHQLNLIRDERREQIKQAALKLFARRGYSGTKTSMIAAEAGISEGLIFRYFKSKEELFTTLVQELMEEAKKETENLQYLSGSPFEQIKTLTQGMLDESSKYAFMFILRARKTGEIPEAAVRILEQHSVDVVLDRLIPIFVQGQHAGEFSLGDPRKLLAWYFYIINCLILEEVEKEEYRLPDVDFLMRLLTNGKR